The following DNA comes from Halalkaliarchaeum sp. AArc-CO.
GGAGATGCAGGAGGTGGGTGACGAGGTCGCCGCCGCGAGCGAACAGGTCGCGTCCGGCTCGGAGGAGATAAAGCGGGCGAGCGAGCAGGTCGCCCGGTCGGTCGAGGAGATTTCCGATGGGGCGGACAGACAGACCGACCAGCTCGGCCAGGCCGCCGACGAGATGACAGACCTGTCGGCGACGGTCGAGGAGATTGCCTCCTCGTCGGACGAGGTTGCCGAGATGGCCCACCGCGCCGCCAGCCACGGCAAGGAGGGAAGCGAGCTCGCCGGCGAGTCGGCAGCGAGCATGCGGGACATCGAGAGCAAGACCACCGAAACGGTCGAGGAGATCGAGGGCCTCGACTCTCGTATCGACGAAATCGACGAGATCGTCGAAGTCATAAACGACATCGCGGAACAGACCAACCTGCTGGCGCTCAACGCCTCGATCGAGGCGGCCCGCGTCGGCGACGCCGGTTCCGGGTTCGGAGTCGTCGCAGACGAAATAAAGAGCCTCGCGGAGGAGACCCACGACGCAACCGAAGAGATCGAGGATCTCATCGACGAAATACAGGGGACGAGCCGCGAAGCCACCGAGGACATCCGCGAAATGAACGAACTCGTCGACGACGGAACGACCACGATCGAGGAGGGGTTGAACGCCCTCGAGGAAATCGTCGACGTCGTCGAGGAGGTCAATGCCGGTATCCAGACGATAAACGACACGACCGACCAGCAGGCGGAGTCGGCCCAGGAAGTCGTCGCCATGGTCGACGACGTTTCCGAGGTGAGCCGCAAGGCGGCCGAGGAGGCCCAGAACGTCTCTGCGAGCGCGGAGGAGCAGACGGCGTCCGTCTCCGAGATCTCGACGAGCGCCCAGCAACTGTCGGACCAGGCGGATCAGCTCCGTGCGACGCTGGAGACGTTCGAAGTCCGCGAGGAACCGAGGGCGAAGCAATCGAGCGAGAACGCTGGGACGTTCGAGTGGGACGCGACAGATCGACCGACTGATTCGGGGACGAACCGATCGGGAGACACGTCCGTCGCCACCGACGGG
Coding sequences within:
- a CDS encoding methyl-accepting chemotaxis protein, giving the protein MGERRRHSNLGSDLDTDRGAQTEGEVRNEGPIKGTYRRLLRQILRAVGVNDSTRYKILAAVAIQYGLFLLMAGLFFVDLGEYLLPLIAVFVLGGTVAFFNTIMLTEWDYVGPITELDEEASKIADGDLDLRKIEAETDDDIASLADSFAEMQAYLETVVDQANAIARQEFDDPVLDQEIPGELGDALETMQADIQQFTEEAQRARREAEELATSLERQAEQFGETMELAAEGDLTQRLDEDIDNEALRSIAESFNEMLGEIERTILEMQEVGDEVAAASEQVASGSEEIKRASEQVARSVEEISDGADRQTDQLGQAADEMTDLSATVEEIASSSDEVAEMAHRAASHGKEGSELAGESAASMRDIESKTTETVEEIEGLDSRIDEIDEIVEVINDIAEQTNLLALNASIEAARVGDAGSGFGVVADEIKSLAEETHDATEEIEDLIDEIQGTSREATEDIREMNELVDDGTTTIEEGLNALEEIVDVVEEVNAGIQTINDTTDQQAESAQEVVAMVDDVSEVSRKAAEEAQNVSASAEEQTASVSEISTSAQQLSDQADQLRATLETFEVREEPRAKQSSENAGTFEWDATDRPTDSGTNRSGDTSVATDGNGFNWN